GTGGACCGTCAACTACTTGAGTTGCATAATAATGGTGGGCTATGTGAACCAGATCCAAACAGACTAAAATTCATCAAGGAAATTTTCTGGAAAGTTGATGGTAAGTTAAAAGCATTACCTACTGAGATTTACAGATTGGAAGATACAAAAGTTGGAACCTTTATACATGGCCCTGCAATTATTGCAGATGGTACTCAAACCAACGTTGTTCCTCCAGGTGCAGTGGTTACAGTTCTAAAAACACATTTATTCATCCAAATTCTGGATGAAAAGTCAAAGCCAAGAGAAGATAATCCAGACGGTGCAATGGAAGCAGCAAATAGCTCGATACAAATTGAGCCTGTTCTTTTGTCTATCTTTGCAAATCGGTTTATGGATATTGCTGAACAAATGGGTACATCATTGCAGAAAACATCGGTATCAGTCAATGTTAAGGAAAGATTAGACTTTTCATGTGCTCTGTTTGACTCTGATGGTAATTTGGTTGCTAATGCACCTCACTTACCTGTTCACTTAGGATCTATGTCTGCTTGCATTTCTACTCAAGCTAAGCTGTGGAATGGCAAGCTCAAACCAGGTGATATTTTAGTAACTAATCACCCATCTGCTGGGGGAACACATCTACCGGATATCACTGTGATTACTCCTGCTTTTGAAGGTGATGAAATAATCTTTTATGTTGCCTCACGTGCACATCACGCTGACATTGGTGGGCTATTGCCAGGTTCTATGCCTCCAACATCGACTGAATTATGGCAAGAAGGTGCAGCAATTTTTTCTGAATTCTTAGTCAGAGATGGTAAATTTCAGGAGGAAAcaataattgaaaagttaTTACATGAACCTTCAAAACATCCAGGATGTTCTGGTACTAGACGGTTGTCTGACAATTTATCAGACTTAAAAGCCCAAATTGCTGCCAATCAGAAAGGCATTCAATTAATTGCTCTGTTAGTCAAAGAGTTTGGCTTAGCTACTATTGATGCTTACATGAAGGCAATTCAAGACAATGCAGCAGAAACAGTCACGAAAATGATAGATTCGTTATTAGAAAAGAACAGAGAAAAGAGTTTGAAATGCACTGATTATATGGATGATGGCTCTCAAATTTCTCTATCGGTTTATAGAGATCAAGAAAGTGGTAAAGTAATTTTTGACTTTGAAGGTACATCTGCGCAAAGCTACAATAACTTCAATGCTCCTTCAGCGATTACTTACTCAGCAATTATCTACTGCTTAAGATGTTTGGtcgatgatgaaattccATTGAACCAGGGTTGTCTTAGGCCGATCGAAGTAAAGATCCCTAAATCTTCTCTATTATCTCCAGACGATGGTAgtgctgttgttggtggAAATGTTTGCACGTCACAGAGAATTACAGATACTATTctcaaaacttttgatgTTATGGCTGATTCTCAGGGATGTTGTAACAACTTCACATTTGGAAGCGGAGGTAATGGTCCAAATGGTAAATATGTCCAAGGTTTTGGTTATTATGAAACTATTGCTGGTGGTCATGGTGCATCCGCAAATTGGGATGGTGTTTCAGGTGTTCACACCAACATGACAAACACAAGAATTACAGATGCTGAGATATTTGAACGTAGATACCCCATTTTATTAAGGGAGTTTTCGATAAGAAAAGATTCAGGAGGAAAAGGTGTCAGGAAGGGTGGAGATGGTGTTGTCAGAGATGTTGAATTTAGGGTGCCAGTTACTGCGTCTATTTTGTCGGAACGTAGGGTCGTTGCTCCACATGGCATTCATGGTGGAGAGGACGGTGCAAGAGGCGTAAACTTATGGGTTAGGAACTACAAGAATAAAAAGGGGGAGATTGAGGAGAGAATATATAACCTCTCAGGTAGAGCGAGTGTCGATGTTTCTGCAGGAGACAGGATCGTAATTATGACCCCCGGTGGTGGTGGGTGGGGTAGAATAGATAGTATTGAAAAGTCCTCCTCTAACTCCAACAAGAGAACATGGTCAAAAATTGCTAGTGGTTCACTCCATAACAGAAAAAGACAACAGTTAGAAAATTAATTACTTGGATTTGTAAGTTCAATTTGTACCTTTTTTCATATCTATAAATACCATATGTATAACTATTTACAAgatactttgaaaataatcTGTTTATTTACAAGCATAACTGGGCACGCAACTGTTGAGCTTACTCAAAAAGTTGGAGAACGCTATGTAACTTTATGAGCATTTCATCCCATTCACCTTGGTCAGTACTTAAAACAGTGAGTGCTCCACCAGCACCGCATCTATACGTATCATAACCGTCCATATTGTCTAAATCATCGGCATACCTGAACAGTGATCGTATAATAACACTCCAATCAGCATTGTCATTCAAGGACCAGTACCCACAGATACCACTATATAAGCCACGACGTTGGTTGTCTTCCAACTGTTGCAAAATCTCTACGGATCTCTTCTTTGGAGCACCGGTCATGGAACCAGGGGGTAAAGAGTTTTTCAATACATCGATCCCTGTGAATTTATTAGTAAATTCACCTTCTATAACTGAGACAAGTTGATAAATAGtttcatattcttcaactgaCATTAATTCAGTAACATTGATTTTATCCAGAAGGTACAAGAGGTTGTCTCTGATCAAGTCAACAATCATCAAGTTCTCACCTAattcttttggaattttcaacaacttgcAAGCTTTCTGATAATCAATTTcaggattttttttcaatgttccTTTTATAGGACGCATTTGGCAGAACTTATCGTTCCAAGATATAAATCTTTCCGGAGACGTAGACAATAGCATGGAAGATTTAAAGTTCAGGTATGCGGAATAAGGTGAAGgatttttcttcactaAAGCTTTGTAGATCTCCCAAGGCTCGTATTTTTCTGGTAGATGAACAATGGTGTTGTAAGTCAAACATAATTCGTATGAATCTCCTAGCTTCAAGTATTTTTGGCAATCATGAAAAGCTCTAAAATAGACTTCCTTATCTGGAGTGGTAATTTTTGCTTCTCGAGATAACGATTCGACCAAAACTGGTCTAGATGTGTTCCGTGATTTCAGTAAGTTCCTAAGATTACTCAAAAATTGGTCATCACCCTCTTTGATTGTAACTGCGTAGGCTTTCTTCTCGGGTGATATAGCTAtgaatctttcaatgaaaCATAGCTTCGTATCATCTATATTTGACTTTGTACgcttcttcaagttttgtctgtcaacaaaaaatcCTTCCTCGTACGACATATAGCCAATCAGTCCACCCACGAAAGGACAGGTCTTCAATTCTTGATGATTTATTGTAGGATTAAAATAACGCTGGGAAACAAACTTAGCCAAGAACTTGAAtatatcatcaacttcaattgtCTCAAACTCATTAGCATTCCATTTGTTCACTAGGATTTCGTTGGGAGACTCTGTTGAGTGTGTGATAACAAGCGATTGCTTATTAATAGGCATACCAACAATAGACCATTGACCAGGAGCTGATGCTGAATTCAATAACAAAGTGTCTTGACCATCGGATTGGATGGTATCACAAATTTCGAGGATATCAAACTCAGTGTCTAGTGTTGAACTGATATCAGAATATTGAAACTTGAATAAACCGTTCGActcaaaagattcaatcAAAGGGGTTGCTGAAACCAGATGGTTATCGTGGGCAATCGACCTATCTGAAGCTCTACTTTTAACCAAGTTCCAAAAATTTTCAACGACTTCAAATCCATATTCTGAGCAGATAGATTCAGGGTGATACTGGACACCAAAATGAGGATACTCCCTATGCTGGGCAGCCATCAAGATTTTTACATTATTTTCCCCTGTGAAGAAGGCCAATGGCTTGATCGTTTTCGATGAatcgatttcatcaacataGATAGAGTGATACCTCACAGAGTCTATTTTATCGGGTAGGTTTCtaaaaatggaagaatGGTCAACCACATCAATTGAATGGATTTGACCGTGAATTGGTTCTTCCAAATAGTCTACCTTGCAGTTATTTGCCAAACATAATGTTTGAAATCCGAGACATATGCCTAAGATTGGTTTATGAATATATTGTTTATAAAGGTGTGGGATAACACCAATATCGCTGGGCTTAGTTGGTGAACCTGGTCCTGGCCCAATCACTATAGCATCAACTGACTCTACTAAAGTATCCAATTGTACAGAATCAgattctttttcaatgtcgTAGGAATCATTGTGAATAGTAATAACTTGGGCATTTGTGGCTCTACGCACTAAGTCTCTCAGGTTGTATGTAAATGAGTCATATGAATCCACTAGAAGGATTGACATTTTCCAGTAGCTTTTATGATGtaattattattattatcacCACTGACTACTTAAGAGAGTGTTTTATTTGTTAAGCCGTACAGACCCTTGGAAGAAATAGCAAAAACCGTTCAatgtcaaaaaaaaaaaaaaaatgaatcaaatcaatcttTTTTAACGCATTTGCTTTGTCGCTCTATGACAGCTTTGCAGTTGTGTAAGCATTGAGCTACTGAATGATAAGTGCTTTTATTCCTTACGACAATTTTGTAGTATCGACACTTAATGTTTAAACAAACTTGTGTTTTTTGGGATCAGAAATGGTCGACTTTATTTGCTTTAATTAGGTTTTATAATTGCAATAAAAAACTTTTGCTAATATTCTTAGTTCTTTCAAAGCTGAGCTTTATTACTATTTGGCTCTATTTATTAAATTGATCTTTTATTGTAAAAATAACAAGATATATTattcctcaattttctttacaTTACCTACTAATTATATTATGG
The window above is part of the Pichia kudriavzevii chromosome 1, complete sequence genome. Proteins encoded here:
- a CDS encoding uncharacterized protein (PKUD0A00330; similar to Saccharomyces cerevisiae YKL215C (OXP1)); translation: MLGLIYNQGFRSIAVCLMHSYTYPEHEEIVGRIAQEIGFTNVSLSSKLSPMIKYVNRANSCVADAYLTPEIKKYLQSFQSGLKYGLKKLNDDESKGVSCQFMQSDGGLVDSSRFSGLRAILSGPAGGVVGYSRTCFNTENPIPLVGFDMGGTSTDVSRFGDNKFDHVFETTTAGITIQSPQLDINTIAAGGGSILSFKNGLMQVGPESASSHPGPACYRKGGPLTVTDANLLLGRLIPEYFPRIFGKNEDETLDTEITKLKFTELTNDINRAHENLDDKSIHEIAYGFLEVACESMARPIRQLTEAKGHIISSHRLVSFGGAGGQCAVQVASILGIKEVLVHRYSSVLSAYGMALADVVEETQQPFSTEFTDANQAILSERLNVLRQESVSKLEKQGFIKENIELEEYLNMRYQGTESGIMVPKEEEGFLETFKEMHLREFGFLFESKPVLVDDVRVRASGKVRQRQDEPVDRQLLELHNNGGLCEPDPNRLKFIKEIFWKVDGKLKALPTEIYRLEDTKVGTFIHGPAIIADGTQTNVVPPGAVVTVLKTHLFIQILDEKSKPREDNPDGAMEAANSSIQIEPVLLSIFANRFMDIAEQMGTSLQKTSVSVNVKERLDFSCALFDSDGNLVANAPHLPVHLGSMSACISTQAKLWNGKLKPGDILVTNHPSAGGTHLPDITVITPAFEGDEIIFYVASRAHHADIGGLLPGSMPPTSTELWQEGAAIFSEFLVRDGKFQEETIIEKLLHEPSKHPGCSGTRRLSDNLSDLKAQIAANQKGIQLIALLVKEFGLATIDAYMKAIQDNAAETVTKMIDSLLEKNREKSLKCTDYMDDGSQISLSVYRDQESGKVIFDFEGTSAQSYNNFNAPSAITYSAIIYCLRCLVDDEIPLNQGCLRPIEVKIPKSSLLSPDDGSAVVGGNVCTSQRITDTILKTFDVMADSQGCCNNFTFGSGGNGPNGKYVQGFGYYETIAGGHGASANWDGVSGVHTNMTNTRITDAEIFERRYPILLREFSIRKDSGGKGVRKGGDGVVRDVEFRVPVTASILSERRVVAPHGIHGGEDGARGVNLWVRNYKNKKGEIEERIYNLSGRASVDVSAGDRIVIMTPGGGGWGRIDSIEKSSSNSNKRTWSKIASGSLHNRKRQQLEN
- a CDS encoding uncharacterized protein (PKUD0A00340; similar to Saccharomyces cerevisiae YNR033W (ABZ1); ancestral locus Anc_6.344) — its product is MSILLVDSYDSFTYNLRDLVRRATNAQVITIHNDSYDIEKESDSVQLDTLVESVDAIVIGPGPGSPTKPSDIGVIPHLYKQYIHKPILGICLGFQTLCLANNCKVDYLEEPIHGQIHSIDVVDHSSIFRNLPDKIDSVRYHSIYVDEIDSSKTIKPLAFFTGENNVKILMAAQHREYPHFGVQYHPESICSEYGFEVVENFWNLVKSRASDRSIAHDNHLVSATPLIESFESNGLFKFQYSDISSTLDTEFDILEICDTIQSDGQDTLLLNSASAPGQWSIVGMPINKQSLVITHSTESPNEILVNKWNANEFETIEVDDIFKFLAKFVSQRYFNPTINHQELKTCPFVGGLIGYMSYEEGFFVDRQNLKKRTKSNIDDTKLCFIERFIAISPEKKAYAVTIKEGDDQFLSNLRNLLKSRNTSRPVLVESLSREAKITTPDKEVYFRAFHDCQKYLKLGDSYELCLTYNTIVHLPEKYEPWEIYKALVKKNPSPYSAYLNFKSSMLLSTSPERFISWNDKFCQMRPIKGTLKKNPEIDYQKACKLLKIPKELGENLMIVDLIRDNLLYLLDKINVTELMSVEEYETIYQLVSVIEGEFTNKFTGIDVLKNSLPPGSMTGAPKKRSVEILQQLEDNQRRGLYSGICGYWSLNDNADWSVIIRSLFRYADDLDNMDGYDTYRCGAGGALTVLSTDQGEWDEMLIKLHSVLQLFE